Proteins encoded together in one Chloroflexota bacterium window:
- a CDS encoding PAC2 family protein, with protein sequence MDGLIEHEVPQGNLPTMLVAFAGWPDAAEAATRALRFLVRKLRAKKFAEIDPEEFYDFTHVRPHSRVNRRGERVTRWPQNDLYYYAPDDESRSLLLFVGTEPNLKWRTYSNILTTIAERHEVRLIVSLGALLDAVPHTREPRVTGRASSIELTQKAEWLGIKNSGYQGPTGIHTAFADACSNTGVAQASIWGHCPHYVNTSPDPKVSHALLTRLRSLIDIDVDLEELYIAGNTYQEEVDKVIAKQPDVSSYVRRLERRYDEARTATEEIPSPETMVEELENFLRSQSQNQDEENA encoded by the coding sequence ATGGATGGCCTTATAGAACACGAAGTGCCGCAGGGTAACCTGCCCACGATGCTGGTCGCCTTCGCGGGCTGGCCAGACGCCGCCGAAGCCGCGACAAGGGCGTTGCGGTTTCTGGTGCGCAAGCTCCGCGCCAAGAAGTTCGCCGAAATAGACCCGGAAGAGTTCTACGATTTCACGCATGTCCGGCCGCACTCGAGGGTCAACCGGCGCGGCGAGCGCGTAACTCGTTGGCCGCAAAACGACCTGTATTATTATGCTCCGGACGATGAATCGCGCTCGCTGCTGCTGTTCGTCGGCACAGAGCCTAACCTGAAGTGGCGCACATATTCCAACATCCTGACAACAATCGCGGAGCGTCACGAAGTACGGCTCATCGTATCGCTCGGGGCGCTGCTAGACGCGGTGCCACACACTCGCGAGCCGCGTGTAACGGGTCGTGCAAGCTCCATCGAACTGACGCAGAAGGCGGAGTGGCTCGGCATCAAAAACTCCGGCTATCAGGGACCGACGGGCATTCATACCGCGTTTGCCGACGCCTGCTCCAATACGGGAGTGGCGCAGGCAAGCATCTGGGGACACTGCCCGCATTATGTCAACACATCGCCCGATCCGAAGGTCAGCCACGCGCTGCTGACGCGCCTGCGCAGCCTGATTGACATCGATGTCGATCTCGAAGAGTTGTACATCGCGGGCAACACATACCAAGAAGAGGTTGATAAGGTCATCGCCAAGCAGCCCGATGTGAGCAGCTACGTGCGCCGACTGGAACGGCGCTACGACGAGGCGCGCACCGCGACCGAGGAGATTCCCAGCCCGGAGACGATGGTCGAGGAATTGGAGAACTTCTTGCGCAGCCA